The Deltaproteobacteria bacterium region GAAGAAAGGTTGGGGAAGGAAATTGCTATGCAGCCCCCAGGTCGACAATATCTCATCGCATTTTTAATGAGTGCATCGGTTTTATCGACATGTTCTATGACTTCAAAAAGGCATACTAAGTCAAACTCAGGTGCGTCCTTGATTGTGAAGTTCGACTCAAGATCTACTTGCTGATACCACGACACGATATTCTGAGAGGCCGTCAGCTCTAAGCGATCAGCTGAAAAAATATTCAAGTTGTGGTTAATTTGGCGGCAATAGGTTTCGAATGCGAACGCTACACCTGAGCCTAAATTAAGAAGATTTTTGGCCTGGCGAATCTCATCGATTAAATTTTTATAGTAAGGCCTGTGTATCTTTGTGTCGCCGTCCATGGTCAAGTGCTTGGGCCTGGAGTCGGCATGTTTTGGTAGCTGATTCATCTGATGATCCGCGCTTCTTTTTCGGTAGTTGGTGAATTAAAGAGACTGTCGCTAATTACACTGTATCGAATGTTACAGGGTGCTTGATTTTGGCCTTTGCGACTGACATCTAGATTGCTGTTTAGTACCACAAAAACCTCATATAGCTTAAAGCTTAATATGTACGAAGCCGAGTATAGGTTAGCGTCTACGACGAGACGATACGACCAAAAGCAGCAAGTGCGGCCGCAACCTCAGGTTTAGATGCGACATAACAAGCGTCTACAGCGTTTCGCTCTTTGAATGGTTTAAACAAGGCGTCTAGGCGTACATCGCTGCCAGGAATTATCTTCCAGATTTGGATGTCGTCCTCAGGGAATTCGGCAAGTAGAGTTAAATAGGAACGTTCTTTAACCGGGACCTGCAATTTGCCATTTACCAGTAGCAATTCAGCGCCCAACTGACCGAGTTGACCGAAATTTATTGCTGGAAATTGCGGCAAAAGTGGCCAATCGGTGTAGCCGTAGTTCATGTTTACGTCACCAT contains the following coding sequences:
- a CDS encoding class I SAM-dependent methyltransferase, with the protein product MNQLPKHADSRPKHLTMDGDTKIHRPYYKNLIDEIRQAKNLLNLGSGVAFAFETYCRQINHNLNIFSADRLELTASQNIVSWYQQVDLESNFTIKDAPEFDLVCLFEVIEHVDKTDALIKNAMRYCRPGGCIAISFPNLSSLLARLELLAGFQPHILEVSNELANFGMGLVGRLNNPSNQPLHHIRGITSRAANELLQHHGLKIRRTLGSSWGILEPFWRYIPSLAPINLFVCENPDARVGTQE